In the genome of Candidatus Nezhaarchaeota archaeon, one region contains:
- a CDS encoding ATP/GTP-binding protein, producing the protein MNILLIGTAGCGKSLLAKSFGEWLTKVAELRVGYVNLDPGCEDTPYEPSFDIRSMFTIEDIMKNEGLGPNGAMIRASELMVERSGEILGNIRALGCDVNLIDTPGQMEIFVFRRAGLALVEGLKKLSYTVSVFLIDPVLVANPSELVVSLMLGVASQLRLASPTVMVLNKSDLPEGKLVANLLSNHRKLLASIKRSSTSFSDLALGCLRLFSRLRQASRLVRVSAKTSEGLDHLYELILETRCVCGDLT; encoded by the coding sequence TTGAACATACTCCTCATCGGCACTGCTGGCTGCGGTAAGAGCCTCCTCGCTAAGAGCTTCGGTGAGTGGCTTACCAAGGTAGCTGAGCTGCGCGTAGGCTATGTTAACCTCGACCCGGGCTGCGAAGACACTCCTTACGAGCCCTCGTTCGACATCAGGTCTATGTTCACCATAGAGGACATCATGAAGAACGAGGGACTAGGGCCCAACGGGGCCATGATAAGGGCCTCCGAGCTCATGGTTGAGAGATCCGGCGAGATACTCGGCAACATTCGAGCTCTAGGCTGCGACGTGAACCTAATAGATACCCCTGGGCAGATGGAGATCTTTGTCTTTAGGAGGGCTGGCTTAGCTCTAGTTGAGGGCCTTAAGAAGCTGAGCTACACTGTCTCCGTGTTCTTAATAGATCCAGTACTCGTGGCCAACCCTTCTGAGCTGGTCGTATCACTAATGCTAGGCGTAGCCTCTCAGCTCAGGCTGGCTTCCCCCACCGTCATGGTACTAAATAAATCCGACCTGCCTGAAGGTAAGTTAGTGGCGAACCTGCTCTCTAATCATAGGAAGCTCCTCGCTTCTATCAAGAGGTCTAGCACCTCCTTTTCCGACCTAGCGCTTGGCTGCCTACGCCTCTTCAGTAGGCTAAGGCAGGCCTCGAGGCTAGTCAGGGTATCGGCCAAGACCAGCGAGGGCCTAGACCACTTATACGAGCTAATTCTCGAGACTCGCTGCGTGTGCGGAGACTTAACTTAA
- a CDS encoding 50S ribosomal protein L35ae produces the protein MLTGVVLGIRRGLNRQYQREALVKVEGYSSKSDASRLIGSRVELVWRSGAVFKGKVVATHGDNGVVVARFRKSLPGGVNGVKVKLFRKTS, from the coding sequence ATGCTGACGGGGGTTGTGCTAGGCATTAGGAGGGGGCTAAATAGGCAGTACCAGCGAGAAGCGCTAGTTAAAGTAGAGGGTTACAGTAGTAAGTCGGACGCGTCCAGATTAATAGGTTCAAGGGTAGAGTTGGTGTGGAGAAGCGGAGCAGTGTTTAAGGGAAAGGTCGTCGCCACCCATGGAGACAACGGAGTTGTAGTAGCTAGGTTTAGGAAGAGTCTTCCGGGCGGAGTTAACGGGGTTAAGGTGAAGCTGTTTAGAAAAACCTCTTGA
- a CDS encoding ATP-dependent DNA ligase, with amino-acid sequence MKTSGLLLGVSDLLYSELVAVYEGLERTTKRLEMTDILSSFLKKVPLGLIDKVVYLTQGKLYPDFVGVELGIAEKLALRSIAEAAGTSVRAVEEEFKREGDVGKTAEKVLSKPRAPSLLAFMGAEGKGGPLTIQKVYETLDKIARASGEGAQDAKISLLTGLLKEASPREAKYLVRTVTGKLRLGVADMTILDALAVTFCGGKEARSLVERAYNLSSDLGLVAKVAAAEGVEGLRRFKLVVGKPIRPMLAERLSTPEEVLAKLGGRCIAEYKYDGERVQAHKKGHEVILFSRRLENITHHYPDACDLLRASIKAGEAIVECECVAIDPDTGELRPFQELMHRRRKYGIEEAMKLFPISLFVFDVLYVDGQDLTLSPYPERRDYLLKIVEESDRVLIAKYSLIEGPEELEKFFEEAVADGCEGVICKSLQPNSIYQAGARGWLWIKLKRSYQSKMRDTVDLVPIGAFYGRGKRAGTYGALLLAAYDPDSDTFKSVCKCGSGFSDEELARLPELFKPYVTPHQHPRVDSRTKPDVWFVPSFVAEVLGDEITLSPMATAAMGAIKEGAGLSIRFPRFIRWRDDKSPEDATTVKELLEMYKLQLKKIEVEETEAVAP; translated from the coding sequence ATGAAGACTAGTGGCCTACTTCTTGGGGTTAGTGATTTGCTCTACTCTGAGCTAGTAGCTGTTTATGAGGGCCTGGAGCGTACGACTAAGAGGCTTGAGATGACTGATATCCTATCCTCCTTCCTTAAGAAGGTCCCCCTCGGCTTAATCGACAAGGTAGTATACCTAACCCAGGGGAAGCTCTACCCAGACTTTGTGGGGGTGGAGCTGGGGATTGCTGAGAAGTTAGCGCTGAGGAGCATAGCTGAGGCGGCTGGTACTTCCGTCAGGGCTGTTGAGGAGGAGTTTAAGAGGGAGGGGGACGTTGGGAAGACGGCGGAGAAGGTCTTAAGCAAGCCGAGGGCCCCCTCCCTACTCGCCTTCATGGGTGCTGAGGGGAAGGGGGGGCCCTTGACTATCCAGAAGGTCTATGAGACCCTCGATAAGATCGCTAGAGCCTCTGGTGAGGGGGCTCAAGACGCGAAAATATCTCTCCTCACAGGCCTCCTTAAGGAAGCCTCGCCTAGAGAAGCTAAGTACCTCGTTAGAACAGTGACTGGGAAACTTAGGTTAGGAGTAGCCGACATGACCATACTCGACGCGCTCGCGGTCACGTTTTGCGGAGGTAAGGAGGCTAGGTCTCTCGTTGAGAGGGCCTACAACCTATCTAGCGACTTAGGCCTAGTCGCCAAGGTAGCCGCGGCTGAGGGGGTTGAAGGCTTGAGGAGGTTTAAGCTGGTGGTCGGAAAGCCCATTAGGCCAATGCTCGCGGAGAGACTATCTACTCCAGAGGAAGTGCTAGCTAAGCTAGGGGGTAGGTGTATAGCTGAGTACAAGTATGACGGCGAGCGCGTACAGGCACATAAGAAGGGCCACGAGGTAATTCTGTTCTCTAGGCGGCTAGAGAACATAACTCACCACTACCCAGATGCTTGCGACCTACTAAGGGCCTCTATTAAGGCTGGCGAGGCCATCGTGGAGTGCGAGTGCGTAGCCATAGACCCTGACACTGGCGAGCTGAGGCCGTTCCAGGAGCTTATGCACCGCAGGCGTAAGTATGGCATAGAGGAGGCCATGAAGCTCTTCCCCATATCTCTCTTCGTCTTCGACGTCCTCTACGTAGATGGCCAGGACCTTACGCTAAGCCCCTACCCTGAGCGGAGAGACTACCTCCTCAAGATAGTGGAGGAGTCTGACAGAGTCTTAATTGCTAAGTACAGCCTCATAGAAGGCCCAGAGGAGCTAGAGAAGTTCTTTGAGGAGGCCGTGGCCGACGGCTGCGAGGGGGTGATATGTAAGTCTCTCCAACCTAACTCCATCTACCAGGCTGGCGCTAGAGGATGGCTCTGGATTAAGCTTAAGAGGTCATACCAGTCTAAGATGAGGGACACTGTTGACCTCGTGCCCATCGGCGCCTTCTACGGCAGGGGGAAGAGGGCTGGGACCTACGGAGCTCTCCTACTAGCTGCCTACGACCCAGACAGCGACACATTTAAGTCTGTGTGTAAGTGCGGCTCTGGCTTTAGTGACGAGGAGCTCGCGAGACTGCCTGAGCTCTTTAAGCCATACGTGACCCCCCACCAGCATCCAAGAGTAGACTCGAGGACTAAGCCTGACGTATGGTTCGTCCCGAGCTTCGTGGCCGAGGTCTTGGGCGACGAGATAACGCTCTCGCCAATGGCCACGGCCGCCATGGGGGCGATCAAGGAGGGGGCGGGGCTGTCGATAAGGTTCCCTCGCTTTATTAGGTGGAGGGACGATAAGTCGCCAGAGGACGCGACCACGGTTAAGGAGCTCCTCGAAATGTACAAGTTGCAGCTAAAGAAGATAGAGGTGGAGGAAACTGAAGCCGTGGCTCCTTAA